The DNA sequence ATTTTTTTagtttgtgaacaaattttaAAATGCGAAGATTTTTTGACATTCAAACGTTTTAGAATTTTCAAACATTTTTTCAAAAGCTgcaaacaaaatttgaaattctataattttttggaatttctgAACAAAATTGAAAAATAGGAACATCCTCTAAAAAAGTGAACAAAACTTGAAAAATgcgaacatttttaaaatttcgGAACATTTGTTGAAATACAAAAAATAAATTGTAAAAAATAGAAATATGAAAGGAATgaaaaaaggaaataaaataaaatagaaaaaacaaaaaaaagggaAGGAAAAGAAAAAATGAAACCCAGTTCAGGAACCTCCTAGAAGGCTCCTAAAACCGTAAAAAAGAAACCGGCTAGACACACCATAGAAGGTTCCAAAAACGGGATCGCTGAAACGCTAAACAGACCGGCCCACGCCTCGAACACTGGGTCGATCGCCCAAACAAAATCCACAGACAACATCTGCAACAGATATGCAAATTTATTCAGTTTTCAACCTCATCTCACAAACACATTACCCTTTCCCTTGCTTAAAATAGCCACTGGCTTATGAATGGGACACCAAACTTAACTGCAGTTCACAACCCCAATTGTTCAATGGCACCATCCTGGATCAGCTAGAGATGCCTTCTACATGTTGTGGCCCTTTAGCAACTACCACATGCAGGAGCAACTTTAACTGAATTTACATGTACAGAACACCTAAACTTAACTGAATACCACACAAGTCAGCTACATTATATATATAAACCGGTACAAGCACGAGTAGTTCCATGTTATCATCAAGCAGCTCACATAAGGCACGTAGTGTCATCACATGAGATTACACACAAATAAATATAGTAAGCGCAGAGTGATGACAAGATGAGCTACCAATAAAAACAATCCTGGAAGAATGTCTGGCCAAGCAATGCACCCGTTCCAAATAAAACTGTTCCCAACATACCAAACATGCTCCTGAGAAAAGTAATTGGCCATGCACATTGAGCATGGTTTCCAAGGAAACAATTTACACCAATGTTGAGCTTTACTGTTTGTGGTAAAACCAACTGTAGCATGTACAAACAGAGACTGTATCGTGTACAAACAAAGACGCTAATGAGTTCGCTAAGATTTTTCTGTACATTTACCAACCGCTACTACTAGCGGTAGTTCAGCTGCAGATGACTTAGGTAACCTCCATCATACAATGCCCTCTGCAGATCACACAGTAACCTTAGATAATCTTTCATGACCATCTGAACAAAAAACTGGAGATCACGCCTCGACTGATACTTCGAGCTGTTCCAGATGAGCCTGAGGAGTCCTCTTACATCGTACTCATAGAAGACACAGTTCCCATTCTTATCAAGATAGTAATATGTCTTCAGGAGCATTTTGCATCTTGGTAATGACCAGCCATCAAAGTGAGACAAAGATGCTGACAAAGCACTCCACCCCTTCGTACTTTCAATGCTGCTGAACAACTGGTACATCACTACGAATGTGCCATATGCTTGAAAAGGCTCCATCAGATATATGTGATGTGCTAAGATGTTGGGACTGCAGACTGCTACGCCCTGTGAGATGACTCGAAGCCATTCAATCATATCTACAGGCAAGGGCTGCTTATGGAAAACTTCGTCCGTTATCATTTTCACAAAACTAGCATAGTCCTTGTCACCTTCGGCATCAGAATAGTCAACAAGCTGGTCCTCGCTGAAAAGGAGCTTAATGGAATCGTCTTTGTATATGATGAAGTTTCTTGAGCTGAAATTACCCCCAAGCGACTTCCCTTTGCCATGCAACCCAGCCAATTTACTATACGAGCCACCTACAGCGACCTTTGTAGATATCTTAGACAATTTGGACTCAGTGGTGAAGCCTGGAAGTAATGTGTTGTGGTGTAGCTTAAATCGAAGGGCATGATCATACAGCGATTCAGACCACCCACTAGCAGACTCACAGACCAAGATAGAATGATACAGACCAGTTGGGAGACTGGGGACTCTTGGTGGGTCGGGAGTGGGAAATTTCAGCATCTTTCTTCTTGATTGCGATATCCTGAGCTCTTCATCTTTCTTGCTGGTTCTTTTGTTACTAGGCGAGCAGTTCTTGCTTGATATTTTGCTATCAGATTAGCAGTTCCTGAAATAAAGGAACAAATCATATCATTCAGTCACTAAATAAACATCATCAGGCTAAAAGCTCCATCGATCGCCCCGGGATGTCAGAACACTGATCAGTCAATCATCAGGCTAAAACTACTGTAAAAAGCAGTCACAAAACATGGAACTAGAATCTAGTTCTTCAGAACTGTAATTACAGTCATTAGACACTAAAAATAAAGCAGCCATTCGGCAGTGTAATTACTAGTTTCTTCAGAACTGCAATTATTACAGTCTGAGGATAAATATTACATGAAACTACAAGTTCTCCATAACTCCAAATACATACAAGAGCACTGCTATTGGTAGTCTTAAATTTGATTAACTAAAAATACACCCAGTAAAGGACTGTGGCTTTGGTGGGATATGACTGTAAAAACATGATGCTATCCACTAAAAGTTCACTGCATCAAGATTTTTTCTTTACAAATTACTAACTTTGATGGGCTGCAAATACAATTAAAACGAACTATAAATTAGAGGGGAAACGAACTCCAGTTTGTAATTCATGGATGACTCCAAAGACAAGTAAAAGAAAAAGAATGTAGCTCCAGTTCACCATAAGTAGAATTTACATTCAAATCACAGTGTAACTCTAGTAGTTTAGAACAATAACTGCTAGTTCTAGAGAAATAAGGAACAAATCTTTGCGATGCAGCAGTGAACTGGAGTTACAATCTGTAGAATTATAACTGCTAGTTCTAGAGATGATCCACACAGCAGAGAAGATCCAAAACCAACTTTACTCCCTCCGATCCACACTTTGAGGTATGAAGGTTGGAGCTACAATACATATCCCAGTCACAAACAACAATTTTTGAGGTATAAGTTAGTACCTTGACTTAATCGTTGCCAGGGGTGTCATATCAGGAGAAGGGAGCAGGCTTTCGCTGCTATCTTTACATGGATTCGTTAATAACTTCCTCATGTTGAAGCAATTCTCAATCCAAGCAGTGGTAGTGACTGTCTTCCCATCTGCTTCCCAGAATATTCTGGCCCCTGGTGGTACCTGACCCTACGTGGACAAGAAAGACAATAAATGATTAAAGTAGTAAGGCAAATATTTGGGGATTCAGCTCAGTTGGGTCTAGCCTAAAGCTTCATAACAACACAGTAGTACTAAGCTAAATGCGAGTTATTCTTCTTTAGTAAAAAGTATATTTTAGTTTATGTTTACTGAAAACTACTGTGTCAAGCTGAAAATTACTAACACATACTACTATTTTCCAAGTATCAACAGGGGACTAAATAAAAATGTAACAACTTGTGCATATTAACAGCTCATAAAAGAATGAGATCAATGTATCACCAAGTTGAAACGAAGGTCATTTAACTGTGTAGACAGAATAATTGGTCATTACAGGAATTCTAAGCTGTGAAATGTGAAACTCTGAAATTCTAGCTGCAGTCAGGTGCTTCTTATGTTAAAAAAAATTAGTTCAATGGTTATCCCAAGTATAGCATAAATTCCCCCTCTCAGGCAGTATACGTCGCTAGTGACTACAGCTGAACGCACAATAGAAAAGCAGGTAAGAAAAACTCACTTTCACAGCGATGTGTGTGGCTTCGTTGTAGTTGATTCCTGTCCCAACCTTGCCACCCAAGCTTTCAATTATTTGAGTATAATCGTCAAGTCCCTACACAAACGTAAATATAGTAGACACAAAGTGTTATTGCTCGTGGTGTTAAAATATGTAATTAGCTTAACATCTTGCTTCTTAATTCTCTTTCATATCATCATTCCCGGTCTAAAATAATTATTCTAATCCCTTAGTTTATCTTCCTCTCATATAAACAGAACGCCTTTTCACAATAAAGGATTGTAATGCACAAAGTGTTGGAGCTTTAGAAACTACACACAGTTTACTCGTCATGTATCTAGATTTTTCATATAGTAGACCAAAATTTGAGCTGGTGTATAACCTGAAAGTAACTTGAATTCGTGTCACCCTTCCAACTTTCCAAGAACAGAATTAAAGAGACGGGGATGGGAGATATCCAAACTCTCACCACATCCTCGACGAAGTGGTCGACGAAGATGAAGAGCAAACCAAAGAAGGGCTTGTCGCCTCGGCTGGCCCTGGCTTCTTCCCGGGCGGGCGACCTCCCCGTCGTGCCCCCGCGTCCTGCGCTCTCCTCCTCTGGCGCTCGCTCGATCATCCTAGGCGCGCCTTCTCCGCCCGCATCTCCGAGTCTTGGTGGCTCCCCAGCGGCAACGGAGGAGGGGGCTGAGGGCTTGACGACGGGAGGGAAGGTCTCCCCAGCAGCAACGGAGAAGAGGACCGAGGGCTTGACGACGGGAGCGAGGGTCTCCCCGCCAGCAACGGAAGACGGGGCGGAGGGCTCGACGGTGGGAGCAGGGCGCGCGGCAGCTCGGGCCGCCCCAGCGGCAGCGGAGGATGGATCCGAGGTCTTGAGGGCGGGAGCAGGGGGCGCCCCAGCGGCGAGGAAGGACGGAGCCAAGGGTGCAGGCTCTGGCTCGGGAGCAGCGGCTCGATCGAGAGGCTCACCGCCGCGGGGCGGCTTCCCTCCGCTGCCGGGCAGGCGGAGTACCGGCTTGATCACGATAGTCTTGGGGAGTGGCTGCGTCCCGCCGACGCGCGGCGGCCTCCCGCTGCCGTCTGGGGGCAGGCGGCGCCCCGGCCCCGGCATCACGGCGAGGAGGGGGGaaggggagggagggagggctTGCGATTTTACTCCGACGGGGAATTGGGGGAAGAGGGAAAGGGGGGGGAGACGGAAATTTTGGGGATGGGAGGGGCGGGGGCTCGGGCTCCGATTCGAAACTCGAAACTCGAAAAGCCTCGGCCCAACCTAGGCGTCGGCTGACCGATCCCGCCCACGATCGGTCCCCTCCAGGCCGTTGGGTAGCCGTTTGATCGGTCCTGGTGCATCAACATTCCCGTCGTCTCGCACCTTGTACGACATCGCATGAAaaaattcctctcc is a window from the Triticum urartu cultivar G1812 unplaced genomic scaffold, Tu2.1 TuUngrouped_contig_783, whole genome shotgun sequence genome containing:
- the LOC125531678 gene encoding putative NAD(+)--arginine ADP-ribosyltransferase Mav — its product is MPGPGRRLPPDGSGRPPRVGGTQPLPKTIVIKPVLRLPGSGGKPPRGGEPLDRAAAPEPEPAPLAPSFLAAGAPPAPALKTSDPSSAAAGAARAAARPAPTVEPSAPSSVAGGETLAPVVKPSVLFSVAAGETFPPVVKPSAPSSVAAGEPPRLGDAGGEGAPRMIERAPEEESAGRGGTTGRSPAREEARASRGDKPFFGLLFIFVDHFVEDVGLDDYTQIIESLGGKVGTGINYNEATHIAVKGQVPPGARIFWEADGKTVTTTAWIENCFNMRKLLTNPCKDSSESLLPSPDMTPLATIKSRNC